From one Rosa rugosa chromosome 4, drRosRugo1.1, whole genome shotgun sequence genomic stretch:
- the LOC133746117 gene encoding pentatricopeptide repeat-containing protein At5g61990, mitochondrial-like has translation MADTSSPNSAADDDLKKHAMRVFKEATKDCADIVFEIKFDMIRDYESLHQCAVGLFKSIANTGLVDFPEELKALSEAAILSDVAVHTIVIGEYFTARKTKAALKAFQHMIATGVAPKSCSYSLLITALALDFSDPNFLVNAKKYFMEMLVKGFKPNSGSYMLVLDAISCRESEGKAREFLDQIKAKGFVPARNLYQFEVGHAIEAMSAMKMYDDLEDSITDEDMQKVFSEWRTNHDLLTKESMKMYTALIEDDNVEQVMEIFRVNAERGILPIVVVHTCVIEAYFSFGKTKAALEAYQGMLAAGVAPNCYTYTVLIKGLTADPNFIGDAKKCLLDMMDRGMRPNAATYTAVLEGFARKEDKAAEEEGKELVKVMIRKGHGPKAKAMMEVLKGSPTPLIRRVLDITFSKLKA, from the coding sequence ATGGCGGATACTAGTTCCCCCAATTCTGCTGCCGATGATGACctaaagaaacatgcaatgaGGGTTTTCAAGGAAGCGACCAAAGACTGTGCTGACATTGTCTTTGAAATAAAATTTGACATGATTCGGGACTACGAATCCCTTCATCAATGTGCGGTTGGTTTGTTCAAATCTATAGCAAATACCGGCCTGGTTGACTTCCCCGAAGAGCTTAAGGCTCTCTCTGAGGCGGCCATACTGTCCGATGTGGCTGTACACACCATTGTCATTGGGGAATACTTCACTGCACGAAAGACCAAGGCTGCTCTCAAGGCCTTTCAGCACATGATAGCCACTGGTGTCGCCCCCAAATCCTGCAGTTACAGCTTGCTCATCACGGCCCTTGCATTAGACTTTTCTGATCCCAATTTTCTTGTGAATGCCAAGAAGTACTTTATGGAAATGTTGGTTAAGGGATTCAAGCCCAATTCTGGGTCCTACATGTTAGTGTTGGATGCCATTTCCTGCCGGGAGTCGGAGGGGAAGGCCAGGGAGTTCCTTGACCAGATCAAAGCCAAGGGGTTTGTCCCTGCACGTAATCTTTATCAATTTGAAGTAGGCCACGCCATAGAAGCGATGAGTGCAATGAAGATGTATGATGATCTGGAGGACAGCATAACTGATGAGGACATGCAAAAGGTCTTCTCAGAGTGGCGCACCAACCACGATCTCCTCACCAAAGAGTCGATGAAGATGTACACGGCTTTGATAGAGGATGACAATGTAGAGCAGGTAATGGAGATCTTTAGGGTCAATGCTGAGAGGGGCATACTTCCCATTGTTGTAGTCCACACCTGTGTTATTGAAGCCTACTTCAGTTTTGGCAAGACCAAGGCTGCTCTGGAGGCATATCAGGGGATGTTAGCTGCTGGGGTTGCCCCAAATTGCTACACTTACACTGTTTTAATCAAGGGACTCACTGCTGACCCCAACTTCATTGGAGATGCCAAGAAGTGCTTGCTTGATATGATGGACAGGGGGATGAGGCCCAATGCTGCTACCTACACTGCAGTGTTAGAGGGTTTTGCAAGGAAGGAGGACAAGGCAGCTGAGGAGGAGGGAAAAGAGCTGGTGAAGGTGATGATTCGTAAGGGGCATGGGCCAAAGGCAAAGGCTATGATGGAGGTTTTGAAAGGCAGCCCAACACCTTTAATAAGAAGGGTCCTGGACATCACCTTTTCCAAGTTGAAGGCCTGA